The Nymphaea colorata isolate Beijing-Zhang1983 chromosome 11, ASM883128v2, whole genome shotgun sequence genome includes the window tcacgatttagggtacatcataaaatactcaaaataacaataagatttacaagtatgccatcgcccatgatgtgttgggcatgtggatcaaatgggtcgggtctcGGTGACCCGATCcttatgtacaaacttaacaatgTGTAACAAGCATAATTGGTGAACAGAATGTCTGATCTCGTGGGACATTCCTTCATTCCTGAATGGTGACCTTTTTATACTATGCAGTTAAATCTTAAAAGATTCCGGTGCAGATCATTTTTGTGCTCATCATtctgtttttaactttttgtgcACCTGATTTTTGTACTATGTAACACATTCTTTCATGGTTCCTCTTACAGGTTCATCTGCAGCTGATTGGTCACGGGAACCAGATATTTCAAATTGGGCAGACCAGAATATGATGGATTCTAGTAGTACCCATTTGGGAAAGAGATGGTCATCTCAGCCGCATCCATCCTCGGTGCAACTCACTGAATCAAAAGAACAACTGTATAGAACTTCATCTTACCCTGAACAACTACAACATCATCCTCATTCTGACCCCATTCTTGTGCCCAAGTCATCCTTCAACTCGTATCCTCCACCTGGTGGTCAGCTCCATGCTTCACCTAATCAGTCGCAATTTTCTCCTGGAAATCCTCTGTCTTTTGCTGGACCGATCATTTCCCATCCTCCCTACGGAATGCACTCTGGTAATGCCATGCCTCATCAGTTCTTTCCTCATGGACTTCCAAATAAAAATGGAACCCATCAAAATAATTGGGTGAACCAGAGAAGTGTATTCTATGAAAATCATGTGCCACCTTTGCCTGGTATCGTGCATCAGCAGTTACCGTCCAATGGGTTGATGTCTTCACAGTtactgcagcagcagcagcaaagaCTGCATTCTATGCAGGCACCCATGTCTCATTATCCTGTGGTTCAGCAGCAGTTATTTAATGTGCATTCGTCTCCTCCATCTCACATGATGAACAAGTGTGAACCTATGTTGGGGATGCCAGATCTTAGAGAGCAAAGACAAAAACCGTACCACTGGGGGCGCCAACAAGCAGCCAATACGCGATTTGGTCCATCAAGCTTTGATACAAGTGGCCAACGAAGTGATAATGGTTGGCCTCAATTTCGTTCAAAGTACATGTCAGCTGAAGAGGTTGAGAACATTCTTAGAATGCAGCATGCTGCTACTCATTGCACTGATCCATATATAGATGATTACTACCATCAAGCATGCCTAGCCCAAAAGTCTGCTGGATCAAGGGTGAAACACCATTTTTGCCCTTCACATTTGAGGGATATGCCTCCACGTGCACGTGCAAATTCAGAACCACATGCCTACTTGCAGGTTGATGCACTTGGGCgtgttccattttcttctatCCGAAGGCCTCGTCCTTTGCTTGAAGTTGATCCACcttcatcatcaaatgataTCACCTTTGATCAAAAGCCTATTGAGAAACCTCTTGAGCAAGAGCCTATGCTTGCAGCTAGGATCATGATTGAAGATGGACTTTGTCTTTTACTGGATGTTGATGATATTGACCGTGTGTTGCAATTTACTCAGCCACAAGATGGTGGTGCCCATCTTCGACGGAGGAGGCAGGTTCTTTTGGAGGGGCTAGCTGCCTCTTTGCAACTGGTTGATCCACTTGGCCATAGCAAAGGCAGCCATCCTGTCAACTTGGCACCAAAGGATGACCTTGTATTCTTGCGCTTGGTGTCTCTTCCAAAGGGTCGTAAGCTTCTTGCCAGGTATCTCCATCTCCTTGTCCCTGATGGAGAGCTGACACGGATTGTTTCCATGGCTATATTCCGTCACCTGAGGTTTCTATTTGGTGGCCTACCATCAGATCAAAGTGCCGCAGAAACGACTACTGCTCTGGCTAGGACCGCCTCTGCATGTGTGTGCAGCATGGATCTCAGTTCATTGAGTGCTTGCCTTGCTGCAGTTGCCTGTTCATCAGAGCAACCACCTCTGCGCCCACTTGGAAGTTCTGCCGGTGATGGTGCTTCCATCATCTTGAAATCTGTTCTTGATAGAGCAACGGATCTCTTTACTGACCCTCACATGGCTGCCACATACAACATGTCTAATCGTGCTCTTTGGCAGGCATCATTCAATGCCTTCTTTAAGTTACTCACTAGTTATTGCCTGAGTAAGTATGACAGCATCATCCATTCATTGATCGTCCATGCTGCCAACACACCGGCTGTTGGGGCTGAGGCAGCAAAAGCAATAAGCAGGGAAATGCCAGTCGAATTGCTTAGGGCCAGCATTCCACACACAAATGAGCATCAGCGCAAGTTGCTGTCAGATTTCGCACAGCGGTCCATGCCTGTTTCTGGTTTCCATGGACATGTAAGCTCAGAATCTGTGCAGGGATAAGAAATGCAGTTGCATTTGAACGAGAGTTCGTGGATGCAAGCTATTTTGCTTCTTGTCCAGCTGTTGCAAAGGCTGCACAGGGCTGCTCCAGATGCACATGccaaaatgaaagaataagcCTTCAGCGAGTCTTAtttaatgttgttttctttaatttttaaaactcatcTTGCGTCCTCTGAAATGTCCTCATTTTAAAAGTGGATAAAAAACTTTTAGGAGGCTGGTCGCCTTTGTGAGAGCTGTATTTTGGTGCTCTGAATTTAAAATTGCAGGCAGTAAAGTGGGAACAGTATGTACAG containing:
- the LOC116264074 gene encoding protein PAT1 homolog, yielding MEGSDDDGTSSQENPKEFRDAGFSGNTRFDASQYAFFGKNVAEEVELGGLDDADDLLVGFDDEEYRFSSIGEREEVEGMEGFSELDDLATTFMKLNKADEEPRSIESIGNREFLSRESSSAADWSREPDISNWADQNMMDSSSTHLGKRWSSQPHPSSVQLTESKEQLYRTSSYPEQLQHHPHSDPILVPKSSFNSYPPPGGQLHASPNQSQFSPGNPLSFAGPIISHPPYGMHSGNAMPHQFFPHGLPNKNGTHQNNWVNQRSVFYENHVPPLPGIVHQQLPSNGLMSSQLLQQQQQRLHSMQAPMSHYPVVQQQLFNVHSSPPSHMMNKCEPMLGMPDLREQRQKPYHWGRQQAANTRFGPSSFDTSGQRSDNGWPQFRSKYMSAEEVENILRMQHAATHCTDPYIDDYYHQACLAQKSAGSRVKHHFCPSHLRDMPPRARANSEPHAYLQVDALGRVPFSSIRRPRPLLEVDPPSSSNDITFDQKPIEKPLEQEPMLAARIMIEDGLCLLLDVDDIDRVLQFTQPQDGGAHLRRRRQVLLEGLAASLQLVDPLGHSKGSHPVNLAPKDDLVFLRLVSLPKGRKLLARYLHLLVPDGELTRIVSMAIFRHLRFLFGGLPSDQSAAETTTALARTASACVCSMDLSSLSACLAAVACSSEQPPLRPLGSSAGDGASIILKSVLDRATDLFTDPHMAATYNMSNRALWQASFNAFFKLLTSYCLSKYDSIIHSLIVHAANTPAVGAEAAKAISREMPVELLRASIPHTNEHQRKLLSDFAQRSMPVSGFHGHVSSESVQG